Genomic DNA from Candidatus Delongbacteria bacterium:
GCCGGCGGGGGCCTGCACGCGATCCTGGTAGGTGCGGCCCTTCACGCGATGGACGAGGGTGGCCGCCTGGGCGTCCACGTCCAGGTACTCGGCCGGCGTCGCCGCCACATCCGCCGTGGGCGCGTCAACTGTCACGTTGTAGACGCCATCCACGGCCATGACGGCCGCCACGAGGCGCGCGCGGATGAGCCCCTCGCCGAGCTGGAGAGCCTCCGAGTAACCCTGCAGGGCCAGACGAACGGCCGCGTCCACCGCAGCCTGGTCTGCCGTGGCCAGGCGCCAGATGGTGAGGGCCAGGGCGACCGGCGTGATGGTCGCACTGGAGACCACGAGCTGGGCGGTCAGGGGTTGCCGCGGGCGGATATACACCCTGACGTCGTCCAGGAGCTGCGGCGTGGGCGCGCCATTCGTGCCCAGCACCACCACGCCCACCGTGCCGGGCCCGTAGGGCGCGTCGTCCAGCACCATGGCCGCTTGCACGCCTGGCACACTTATCGCCCATGCATGGTAGGCGCCGCGCGTGCCGCCGACGCCCAGGGTCTCCCACTTGCCAATCGCCCGTTCGCGGAAGGCCCGGTCGCTCTCGGCGTCCGCGCCCTCCTGCGCCAGGTAAGGAATGCCCTCCCGGTCCACGTTGGTGACACTCTCGATGCCGGAGATGGGCGTGACGATCAGCGTGACCGTGCCCGGGCCGACGTTGCCGGCAATGCCTGCTGTCTCGGCCGTGGCGGTCACGTAGGTGGCGGACTGGCCCGTCTGCAGGGTGACGTCCGTGTCCGTCAGGAAGCGCGTGCTCCTCCCCGCCGAGTCCTTTCGGCTGCGCACTATGGTGCCGGCCGGGATTAGCGTGTCCTGGGTGGCCGGTGTGGATCGCGTGAACGTGAGGCGGATCTGGGCCTGCTTGGCGATGAGCCGGCGCACGCCAACTTCGCGGGCTTTCAGGTCCAGCCACGAGCCTGTGGCAGTCTGGATGAAGAGGGCGCCGCTGACCGTCCGCACCAGCTGGTAGAGGCCGGCCAGACCGCTGGCCAGGGCCTCCAGGATGCCGCGCAGCGCCGCGCCCGGATTCAGGTTGGTGAAGGGCGTCTTGGCCAGGACGGCCGAGAGGAGATCGGCCAGGATCTCGTCGAAGGTCCTCATGCCTGGATCTCCCCCTGGCTGACGACGAAGGGACCTTTCAGGCCCAGGCCCCACACCAGCTCCTGCAGCCGGTCCTGCCCGGCCAGGGCGAAGCGGATGCGGAAGACCTTCTCCTCGGCCGTGAACCCGATCTGCTGGACAAGGATGCTGGCGTCCTCGACGCGCGGCTCGTCCTCCAACGCCTCGCGCAGGTAGCGCTTGGCCAGCATGCGTGTCCTGGGCGTGTCGGGCGCGCCCAG
This window encodes:
- a CDS encoding baseplate J/gp47 family protein codes for the protein MRTFDEILADLLSAVLAKTPFTNLNPGAALRGILEALASGLAGLYQLVRTVSGALFIQTATGSWLDLKAREVGVRRLIAKQAQIRLTFTRSTPATQDTLIPAGTIVRSRKDSAGRSTRFLTDTDVTLQTGQSATYVTATAETAGIAGNVGPGTVTLIVTPISGIESVTNVDREGIPYLAQEGADAESDRAFRERAIGKWETLGVGGTRGAYHAWAISVPGVQAAMVLDDAPYGPGTVGVVVLGTNGAPTPQLLDDVRVYIRPRQPLTAQLVVSSATITPVALALTIWRLATADQAAVDAAVRLALQGYSEALQLGEGLIRARLVAAVMAVDGVYNVTVDAPTADVAATPAEYLDVDAQAATLVHRVKGRTYQDRVQAPAGEVVPVIEPIDKTVWDF
- a CDS encoding GPW/gp25 family protein, whose product is CPDGRHDGAGGHPMSTFLARDIAFAADGDLLVAPTGDLQIAHDEDVLRQDILDRLATLPGELPAHPTWGCRIKSLLGAPDTPRTRMLAKRYLREALEDEPRVEDASILVQQIGFTAEEKVFRIRFALAGQDRLQELVWGLGLKGPFVVSQGEIQA